One region of Quercus lobata isolate SW786 chromosome 2, ValleyOak3.0 Primary Assembly, whole genome shotgun sequence genomic DNA includes:
- the LOC115974038 gene encoding receptor-like protein 19 has protein sequence MYEVVLLLYVETFDGDNVNGQVDGDSNKHHNKLEGVLPSSLSQLTKLRVLDLSINKNITGRIPEELCNLTKLEVLKLARNYHYGSLPPAIGNLSSLTNLNLGTNTLGGAIPSELGHLQNLKELDLTINNFSGTIPPSIYNTSSLVS, from the exons ATGTATGAAGTTGTACTTCTGTTATATGTGGAGACATTTGATGGAGATAATGTTAATGGCCAAGTTGATGGAGATT CAAATAAACACCACAACAAGCTAGAAGGTGTGCTACCCTCAAGTTTAAGCCAATTGACTAAGCTCCGAGTCCTCGACTTGTCTATAAACAAGAATATCACAGGAAGAATTCCTGAAGAGCTTTGCAACTTGACAAAGCTAGAAGTGTTGAAGTTGGCAAGAAACTATCATTATGGATCACTTCCACCAGCTATAGGTAACCTTTCCTCACTCACTAATTTAAACTTGGGCACCAACACTCTTGGTGGTGCAATACCTAGTGAATTAGGCCACcttcaaaatttgaaggaaCTTGATCTTACTATTAACAATTTTTCTGGCACAATTCCTCCATCAATATACAACACTTCATCTCTAGTTTCTTAG
- the LOC115977543 gene encoding uncharacterized protein At5g49945-like: protein MKQFHFLAFLSLLFLFLSLVFSDSHFEGFDSEDPESEPDSDAESDSDFLYTTTTTFLHSPPLTVSDPDPEPELEPTHPDPNPNPDPILSDSPKPTSFEYWDEDEFEGLPIEEIQQPPLETPTITENATPSDPKSKPVQPPEPFSLKKYTIEIVSVTFLIIFAINYFTGRRENEKLALAWAAKFAIKDSIFDRNFSLLGVGEGDDSPLLLKEGQTVFKFYASGRRYCQGLLATMDLKSRHDLISRLYNMVVPCKDEISFEVYMNEEAMDHVVFAVAKKKAAKTMQKEVRDLQKFAGMVPVPSGKKWVSEELAVISESKEVAGDLITEAVLEQVFGEKAFEKFGKGFMSMHFSDQNPGTHKKVLLFKFALPDANNMDDMTRLVALIPYYIDLIGRYKLSSQARSKTEATRSKAAQEAFKELQNVRQEALQKKKAERKKMLEEAEAKLTAEAIRKKEAKERARQMKKAAPKVKMTRAH from the exons ATGAAACAATTCCACTTCCTCGCTTTCCTTTccctcctcttcctcttcctttccCTCGTCTTCTCCGATTCCCACTTCGAAGGCTTCGACTCCGAAGACCCCGAATCCGAACCCGACTCCGACGCCGAATCCGACTCCGATTTCCTCTacactactactactactttcCTCCATTCCCCTCCTCTCACTGTCTCCGATCCCGATCCCGAACCCGAACTCGAACCCACCCATCCAGACCCGAACCCGAATCCAGACCCAATCCTTTCGGATTCTCCGAAGCCAACCAGCTTCGAGTACTGGGACGAAGACGAATTCGAAGGCTTACCTATCGAGGAAATCCAACAACCGCCCTTGGAAACCCCAACAATTACCGAAAACGCCACTCCCTCCGATCCGAAATCGAAACCGGTTCAGCCGCCGGAACCGTTTTCGCTTAAAAAGTACACGATCGAGATCGTGAGCGTTACTTTCCTCATCATCTTCGCCATCAACTACTTCACCGGGAGGCGCGAGAATGAGAAACTCGCTCTCGCTTGGGCGGCGAAGTTCGCGATCAAGGATTCTATCTTCGATCGGAATTTCAGCCTCTTAGGCGTCGGAGAAGGCGACGATTCGCCATTGTTGTTGAAGGAAGGTCAGACCGTGTTCAAGTTTTACGCCAGTGGGCGGAGGTATTGCCAGGGTTTGTTGGCGACCATGGATTTGAAGAGCCGCCACGATTTGATTTCGAGGTTGTATAATATGGTGGTGCCGTGTAAGGACGAGATTAGTTTCGAGGTGTATATGAATGAGGAGGCGATGGATCATGTGGTTTTCGCGGTGGCGAAGAAGAAGGCGGCGAAGACTATGCAGAAGGAGGTTAGGGATTTGCAGAAGTTTGCGGGAATGGTGCCGGTGCCGAGTGGGAAGAAGTGGGTGAGTGAGGAGTTGGCGGTGATTTCGGAGTCGAAGGAGGTTGCTGGGGATTTGATCACGGAGGCCGTGCTCGAACAG GTTTTTGGAGAAAAAGCTTTTGAGAAATTCGGAAAGGGTTTCATGTCAATGCATTTCTCTGATCAAAACCCCGGCACACATAAGAAGGTGCTATTGTTCAAGTTTGCCCTCCCTGACGCCAATAACATGGATGATATGACTCGATTGGTGGCACTTATACCTTATTATATCGACTTGATTGGGCGGTACAAGCTCAGTTCTCAG GCTCGATCTAAAACAGAAGCAACCAGATCAAAGGCTGCTCAAGAGGCATTTAAAGAATTGCAAAATGTTAGGCAAGAAGCTTTGCAGAAAAAGAAGGCAGAGAGGAAAAAGATGCTGGAGGAGGCCGAGGCAAAGCTTACTGCAGAGGCTATTCGcaagaaagaagcaaaagagCGTGCTCGTCAAATGAAGAAGGCAGCGCCAAAAGTAAAGATGACCCGTGCTCACTAA
- the LOC115977544 gene encoding protein WHAT'S THIS FACTOR 9, mitochondrial, with product MPPRTNTTTTTTTKLPHCYHQLRTFINARIKWVRDPYLDFAVQREKDLKEAISLKNQVLSTPSKTLSLSAASLLKPHLNLPTTTSNFSLKYPSLFLHSQSPPYLKLTPQFLSIHKDESSIHNSPTHRNDTVRRLTKLLMLTKASKLPLYVIERFKWDLGLPQNYILTLLCDYPEYFNVCEVRDERSGEEVLGLELVKWRKELAVSELERRVGKDCYLGGKTGVRIMFPMCLTKGFELEKKVRDWVEEWQALPYVSPYENAFHLSPNSDQAEKWAVAVLHELLWLLVSKKTERDNVFCLGEYLGFEGRFKKALVHHPGIFYLSNKIRTQTVVLRDAYRKDFLVEKHPLMGMRFRYIHLMNKVPKTKRRKQAVGLASSAKRDVASRSSGERVEGKEEM from the coding sequence ATGCCACCAcgcaccaacaccaccaccaccaccaccaccaagcTCCCACACTGTTACCACCAACTACGCACCTTCATCAACGCCAGAATCAAATGGGTCCGAGACCCTTACCTCGACTTTGCAGTCCAACGTGAAAAGGACCTCAAAGAAGCCATCTCTCTCAAAAACCAAGTCCTCTCAACTCCttcaaaaactctctctctctccgcaGCTTCTCTCCTTAAACCCCACCTAAACCTCCCCACTACCACTTCAAACTTTTCCCTCAAATACCCTTCTCTTTTCCTTCATTCCCAATCCCCTCCTTACCTCAAACTCACCCCTCAATTCCTTTCCATTCACAAAGACGAGTCCTCTATTCACAACTCACCTACTCATAGAAATGACACTGTTAGAAGACTCACCAAGTTGTTAATGCTCACCAAAGCGTCCAAATTGCCTTTATACGTGATAGAGAGGTTCAAATGGGATCTGGGTCTTcctcaaaattacattttgacACTTCTGTGTGATTATCCTGAGTATTTTAATGTTTGTGAGGTGAGAGATGAGAGAAGTGGCGAGGAAGTACTTGGTTTGGAGCTTGTGAAGTGGAGGAAGGAGTTGGCAGTGTCTGAATTGGAGAGAAGGGTAGGGAAAGATTGTTACTTGGGGGGCAAGACAGGTGTGAGAATTATGTTCCCCATGTGTTTGACGAAAGGTTTTGAATTGGAGAAGAAGGTGAGGGATTGGGTTGAGGAATGGCAAGCATTGCCTTATGTGTCTCCTTATGAGAATGCGTTCCATTTGTCGCCGAATAGTGATCAGGCCGAGAAGTGGGCTGTGGCAGTGTTACACGAGTTGTTATGGTTGTTGGTGTCGAAGAAGACGGAGAGGGACAATGTGTTTTGCTTAGGGGAGTATTTGGGGTTTGAAGGGAGGTTTAAGAAGGCATTGGTTCATCATCCGGGGATATTTTATCTGTCAAATAAAATTAGGACGCAGACTGTGGTGCTTAGGGATGCTTATAGGAAGGATTTCTTGGTGGAGAAGCATCCGTTGATGGGTATGCGGTTTCGGTATATTCATCTTATGAATAAGGTGCCGAAGACGAAACGGCGAAAGCAGGCTGTTGGTTTAGCTTCTAGTGCTAAGAGAGACGTTGCTTCAAGATCTAGTGGTGAAAGGGTGGAAGGAAAGGAAGAAATGTGA